In the Thermogemmatispora onikobensis genome, TAACACAGCTTCATTGCTGGCTACCAGGGGAGAGAGGAGAAAAGTAGCCTTATTGGGGGGCAGGCTTTAGCGTAAGAGGTAACTGTTTGGAGATGGTAGTCAGACTAGCTGTTATCGGACAGGCGTTGCTTCAGGCGTGCAATAGCGCGCTCAGTGATCTCCAGGCCAGCGCGCAGAACTGCCTCTTTGTACTCGCGTACGAGCATCTGATACTCTAGCAGACGCGGGCGACGTGTTGGCCGGTTGGCGTATTGTTGCCGGGCCCATTCCATGTGCTGCAGTTGCCGGAGCAGGCTCTCACGATGTTGGAGAAGATGCTGCAGCGCCGTGGCGTCGGAGGTCTCGCCGCAGAAAAAGAGCTTGGTCAGAAATTCATCCTTGGTGAAGCGCTCAGGAATCGGCTCATTGAGCCAGCGGTCTAGCTCGGTCTGCCCTCGTGGCGTCAAACGGTAGAGCTTGCGGTTGGGGCGACTCTTCTGCTCAATGACCTCAACCTCTACTAACCCTTCGTGCCTGAGACTTTTGAGCGTCGTATAAATCTGGCTGCTGCCCGCATTCCAATAGCTGGCGATGGCTCGATC is a window encoding:
- a CDS encoding PadR family transcriptional regulator — translated: MVEGLSHSAYEEEEGEEETPPGSLASRNTLRYIILGLLGTRPMTGYDIKQAFDRAIASYWNAGSSQIYTTLKSLRHEGLVEVEVIEQKSRPNRKLYRLTPRGQTELDRWLNEPIPERFTKDEFLTKLFFCGETSDATALQHLLQHRESLLRQLQHMEWARQQYANRPTRRPRLLEYQMLVREYKEAVLRAGLEITERAIARLKQRLSDNS